One genomic segment of Roseovarius carneus includes these proteins:
- the rplP gene encoding 50S ribosomal protein L16 has protein sequence MLQPKRTKFRKQFKGRIKGLAKGGSDLNFGSFGLKATEPERVTARQIEAARRAMTRHMKRQGRVWIRIFPDVPVTSKPTEVRMGKGKGSVDFWACKVKPGRVMFEIDGVAEDIAMEALRLAAMKLPIKTRVVQREDW, from the coding sequence ATGCTTCAACCAAAACGCACCAAATTCCGCAAGCAGTTCAAGGGCCGGATCAAGGGCCTTGCAAAAGGCGGGTCTGATCTGAACTTTGGCTCCTTTGGCCTCAAAGCCACTGAGCCCGAGCGCGTCACAGCGCGGCAAATCGAGGCGGCTCGCCGCGCGATGACCCGCCACATGAAGCGTCAGGGCCGTGTCTGGATCCGTATCTTCCCCGATGTGCCCGTCACATCAAAGCCCACCGAAGTTCGGATGGGTAAGGGTAAGGGGTCGGTCGACTTCTGGGCCTGCAAGGTCAAGCCTGGCCGTGTGATGTTCGAGATCGACGGCGTCGCAGAAGACATTGCTATGGAGGCCCTGCGCCTCGCGGCGATGAAACTGCCGATCAAGACACGGGTCGTTCAGCGCGAGGATTGGTAA
- the rpsC gene encoding 30S ribosomal protein S3 produces the protein MGNKVNPIGMRLQVNRTWDSRWYADTKDYGNLLLEDLAMREFIKAECKQAGVSRVIIERPHKKCRVTVHTARPGVIIGKKGADIETLRKKLAAMTDSELHLNIVEVRKPELDAALVGESIAQQLERRVSFRRAMKRAVQNAMRMGALGIRVNVAGRLGGAEIARTEWYREGRVPLHTLRADIDYAHVEATTAYGIIGIKTWIFKGEIMEHDPSARDRKAQELQDGPAPRGAGGRR, from the coding sequence ATGGGAAATAAAGTAAATCCGATTGGCATGCGCCTTCAGGTGAACCGCACGTGGGACAGCCGCTGGTATGCCGACACGAAAGACTATGGCAATCTTCTGCTCGAAGATCTCGCCATGCGTGAATTCATCAAGGCAGAGTGCAAACAGGCCGGCGTCAGCCGTGTGATCATCGAGCGTCCGCACAAAAAGTGCCGCGTGACCGTTCACACAGCCCGCCCCGGTGTCATCATCGGCAAGAAAGGCGCGGATATCGAGACGCTGCGCAAGAAACTTGCCGCCATGACCGATAGCGAGCTGCACCTCAACATCGTTGAAGTGCGCAAGCCCGAGTTGGACGCCGCATTGGTGGGTGAGAGCATTGCCCAGCAGCTTGAGCGCCGGGTCAGCTTCCGCCGCGCGATGAAACGTGCCGTGCAGAATGCCATGCGTATGGGTGCCTTGGGCATCCGCGTGAACGTCGCGGGCCGCCTTGGCGGTGCCGAGATCGCGCGGACCGAATGGTATCGTGAGGGCCGCGTGCCGCTCCATACCCTGCGTGCGGACATCGATTATGCGCATGTCGAGGCCACAACGGCTTATGGCATCATCGGCATCAAGACCTGGATATTCAAAGGTGAGATCATGGAGCACGATCCAAGTGCCCGTGACCGCAAAGCCCAAGAACTCCAGGATGGTCCAGCGCCACGCGGCGCCGGCGGACGCCGGTAA
- the rplV gene encoding 50S ribosomal protein L22, which translates to MGKEKNPRRVADNEAMAKLRMLRTSPQKLNLVAALIRGKKVDKALTDLTFSQKRIAADVKKCLQSAIANAENNHNLDVDELIVAEAYVGKNLVMKRGRPRARGRFGALRKPFSELTIKVRQVEEQV; encoded by the coding sequence ATGGGCAAGGAAAAGAACCCCCGCCGCGTGGCCGATAACGAAGCAATGGCAAAACTGCGCATGCTTCGCACGAGCCCGCAAAAGCTGAACCTTGTCGCCGCGCTCATCCGTGGCAAAAAGGTGGACAAGGCGCTCACAGACCTCACGTTCTCGCAAAAGCGGATCGCGGCGGATGTGAAAAAATGCCTGCAATCGGCCATCGCCAACGCCGAGAACAACCACAATCTTGATGTGGACGAGCTGATCGTGGCCGAAGCCTATGTCGGCAAGAACCTCGTGATGAAACGTGGTCGTCCACGCGCCCGTGGCCGTTTTGGTGCGCTGCGCAAGCCGTTCTCGGAGCTGACGATCAAGGTCCGCCAAGTTGAGGAGCAAGTCTGA
- the rpsS gene encoding 30S ribosomal protein S19, producing the protein MSRSVWKGPFVDAYVLKKAEASREGGRNEVIKIWSRRSTILPQFVGLTFGVYNGRKHIPVNVSEDMIGQKFGEYSPTRTYHGHAADKKAKRK; encoded by the coding sequence ATGTCGCGTTCTGTATGGAAGGGCCCCTTTGTCGATGCTTATGTGCTGAAAAAAGCCGAAGCATCGCGTGAGGGTGGCCGTAATGAAGTCATCAAAATCTGGTCGCGTCGCTCGACGATTCTGCCCCAATTCGTGGGCCTGACGTTTGGCGTGTATAACGGCCGGAAGCATATCCCTGTAAACGTCAGCGAAGACATGATTGGTCAAAAGTTTGGTGAATATTCGCCAACACGCACCTATCACGGTCATGCCGCCGACAAAAAAGCGAAGCGGAAGTAA
- the rplB gene encoding 50S ribosomal protein L2, translated as MALKSYKPTTPGQRGLVLIDRSELYKGRPVKALTEGLTKSGGRNNTGRITSRRRGGGAKRLYRIVDFKRSKFDISATVERIEYDPNRTAFIALIKYEDGEQAYILAPQRLAIGDSVVAGAKVDIKPGNCMPFSGMPIGTIIHNIEMKPGKGGQIARAAGTYAQFVGRDGGYAQIRLSSGELRLVRQECKATVGAVSNPDNSNQNFGKAGRMRHKGVRPSVRGVVMNPVDHPHGGGEGRTSGGRHPVTPWGKPTKGARTRNKKKASQKMIIRSRHAKKKGR; from the coding sequence ATGGCACTCAAGTCGTACAAGCCAACGACGCCGGGCCAGCGCGGGCTGGTGCTGATCGACCGTTCGGAGCTGTATAAAGGACGCCCCGTCAAGGCCCTCACCGAGGGTCTGACCAAATCGGGCGGCCGGAACAACACCGGACGTATCACATCGCGTCGTCGCGGCGGTGGGGCCAAGCGCCTCTACCGGATCGTTGATTTCAAGCGGAGCAAATTCGATATCTCGGCTACGGTCGAGCGGATCGAGTATGACCCCAACCGGACCGCGTTTATCGCGCTCATCAAATATGAGGATGGCGAGCAAGCCTACATCCTCGCGCCTCAGCGTCTCGCCATCGGCGATTCGGTGGTTGCAGGCGCCAAGGTCGATATCAAGCCCGGCAACTGCATGCCCTTCTCTGGCATGCCGATCGGCACGATTATCCACAACATCGAAATGAAGCCCGGCAAGGGCGGTCAGATCGCACGCGCTGCTGGCACCTATGCTCAGTTCGTGGGCCGTGATGGTGGCTATGCTCAGATCCGTCTGAGCAGTGGCGAACTGCGCCTGGTCCGTCAGGAATGCAAGGCCACCGTCGGTGCTGTGTCGAACCCTGACAACTCGAACCAGAACTTCGGCAAGGCTGGCCGCATGCGTCACAAGGGCGTGCGCCCATCTGTGCGCGGTGTCGTGATGAACCCGGTCGATCACCCGCATGGTGGCGGCGAAGGCCGGACCTCGGGCGGCCGTCACCCGGTCACCCCGTGGGGCAAGCCGACCAAAGGGGCTCGCACCCGTAACAAGAAAAAGGCGTCGCAGAAGATGATCATCCGCTCGCGTCACGCCAAGAAAAAGGGCCGGTAA
- a CDS encoding GGDEF domain-containing protein, which produces MSESAKYMAAMLDCLCPMHVILDAAGRITHTGPTMRKLCGAGAVGTRFTELFEIKRPRGDGSMATLLATAGNKLHLQRRGGKRTDLKGILMPLPEDGSLGPKGGAMINLSFGISVVDAVRDYALTSSDFAATDLTIEMLYLVEAKTAAMEASRMLNLRLKGAMIDAEEKAYTDTLTGLKNRRALDYLLGRTIESEQEFALIHMDLDFFKAVNDTLGHAAGDHVLREVAQIMVDETRGEDIVARVGGDEFVLILSRLTAPDRVHQICQRLIARIGEPIPFGDHMCRISASAGSALSCASAHLDVDRMMEEADIALYAAKGRGRSCHVSYDIELRKDGAASEPSWGGAQDGARGAAPAAAGIGGRG; this is translated from the coding sequence ATGAGCGAGAGCGCAAAATACATGGCGGCGATGCTGGATTGTCTTTGCCCCATGCACGTTATTCTCGATGCGGCGGGGCGCATCACCCATACCGGGCCTACAATGCGGAAACTCTGCGGGGCAGGCGCGGTCGGCACCCGGTTCACGGAGCTATTTGAGATCAAGCGGCCCCGCGGCGATGGATCCATGGCCACGCTTTTGGCCACTGCGGGCAACAAACTGCATCTGCAAAGGCGTGGCGGAAAGCGCACGGACCTCAAGGGCATCCTCATGCCGCTGCCCGAAGATGGCTCTTTAGGGCCAAAAGGCGGTGCGATGATCAACCTGTCCTTCGGCATCTCGGTGGTGGATGCGGTGCGCGATTATGCATTGACCAGCTCGGACTTCGCGGCGACCGATCTCACCATTGAAATGCTCTATCTGGTGGAGGCCAAGACGGCTGCGATGGAGGCCTCGCGGATGCTCAATCTCCGGCTCAAGGGGGCTATGATCGACGCTGAGGAAAAGGCCTATACCGACACTCTCACGGGCCTCAAGAACCGCAGGGCGCTCGATTATCTTCTGGGCCGAACCATCGAGTCCGAGCAGGAGTTTGCGCTTATCCATATGGATCTCGATTTCTTCAAGGCTGTGAATGACACGTTGGGCCATGCGGCGGGGGATCATGTCCTGCGTGAGGTGGCGCAAATCATGGTGGATGAAACACGCGGCGAGGATATCGTGGCGCGTGTCGGTGGCGATGAGTTCGTGCTAATCCTGTCGCGGCTGACAGCGCCAGACCGCGTGCATCAGATCTGCCAGCGGCTGATTGCGCGGATCGGTGAGCCGATCCCGTTTGGGGATCATATGTGCCGGATTTCGGCCAGCGCGGGGTCGGCTCTGTCGTGCGCCTCCGCTCATCTCGACGTTGACCGAATGATGGAAGAAGCCGACATCGCGCTTTATGCGGCCAAAGGACGGGGTCGGTCCTGTCATGTCTCCTATGATATCGAGTTGCGCAAGGATGGGGCTGCGTCCGAACCGTCGTGGGGTGGTGCACAAGATGGTGCACGGGGCGCTGCACCGGCGGCTGCGGGCATCGGTGGGCGCGGATAG
- a CDS encoding heme NO-binding domain-containing protein: MHGLINRAIERFIRDTYGRDTWGRVTRLAGLDFTEFESMLTYDAALTQDVLAAAETALDRPLPGILEDIGTYLVSHPKVEGLRRLLRFGGEDFHEFLHSLDDLPARARLAVGDLVLPEMELREHGPELYTLTCRGNLPGFGHVLVGLLRALADDYGALVMLEQQGGCEGVESVEIRLLAKAHATGRAFDLGAGAG, encoded by the coding sequence ATGCACGGGTTGATTAACCGGGCCATTGAGCGATTTATTCGTGACACCTATGGGCGCGACACATGGGGGCGTGTGACGCGGCTTGCCGGGCTCGATTTCACCGAGTTCGAATCCATGCTGACCTATGACGCGGCGTTGACCCAAGATGTGCTTGCCGCCGCCGAAACGGCGCTTGATCGTCCATTGCCGGGAATTTTGGAAGATATCGGAACCTATTTGGTGTCGCACCCCAAGGTCGAAGGGCTGCGGCGTCTGCTGCGATTTGGCGGTGAAGACTTTCACGAATTTCTGCACTCTTTGGATGACCTGCCCGCGCGCGCGCGTCTGGCCGTTGGTGATCTGGTGCTCCCCGAGATGGAGCTGCGCGAGCACGGCCCTGAGCTTTACACGCTGACCTGCCGGGGAAATCTGCCGGGGTTTGGCCATGTTCTCGTGGGGCTCTTGCGTGCATTGGCTGATGATTACGGCGCGCTTGTGATGTTGGAGCAGCAGGGCGGTTGCGAGGGTGTGGAGAGCGTTGAGATCCGCCTGCTTGCCAAGGCCCATGCCACCGGGCGCGCATTTGATCTGGGAGCGGGGGCGGGATGA
- a CDS encoding DUF4153 domain-containing protein, which yields MSQEMQSVATRLSLAAIGALSGLAVWGMAEVLPDLVDNTRALVFLLTLGFVFFGVLLALIGPERPVPASLGAAGLAVPSAALFLWASYRFENMDAFFDHSEGLLALGAGLFIAVPFVAAGMATQGGWRDYARLFDTSWNIVVRYAAAWLFAGVAWGVAMASDALLGLVGVHVIETLIEIEVVPYIFTGLVLGLGLAIVHELSDYISPFLLIQLFRVLVPVVLVVVVVFIVALPLRGLGDLFGQFSVATMMAGVAIASITLITTAIGRDDEMSAQGAGMLFATQALSILITVPAALALYAVWLRVDQYGLTPQRVAAMLGAFVVLSYALAFAVSVAMRGDWRGRIRAVNRYKAMAVVTLAALWMTPVINAERMSTASQVARAEAGLPPEELALWEMAHDWGKPGRRGLDRVAGFAEASGNTELAARIDSARTAANSWEFSQTVQAEDVPMLDGTVPLRPAGAVLPEGAFGRLSAFEQRSIDAACKRSLLGGFPGCVLVIAGFEPLTPVQGVIGLYYQGGDIVQVTAYELHEGALMRIGRVITADGLSPRLGRAEMMQILEGDFQIIPVPRNVLDLGEMQIFPRN from the coding sequence ATGAGCCAAGAGATGCAAAGCGTGGCCACGCGCCTGTCGCTTGCGGCGATCGGCGCCCTGTCGGGCCTGGCCGTTTGGGGCATGGCCGAGGTGCTGCCCGATCTCGTAGATAATACGCGCGCCTTGGTATTTCTGCTGACGCTTGGTTTTGTGTTCTTTGGCGTGCTTCTCGCCCTCATTGGCCCTGAGCGCCCTGTGCCTGCAAGCTTGGGTGCGGCGGGGCTTGCGGTGCCGTCGGCGGCGCTTTTCCTCTGGGCCAGTTACCGGTTCGAGAATATGGACGCGTTTTTCGACCATTCCGAGGGGCTTCTGGCGCTGGGTGCTGGGCTCTTTATTGCGGTGCCGTTTGTGGCGGCTGGTATGGCCACGCAGGGGGGCTGGCGCGATTACGCGCGGCTCTTTGATACCTCATGGAATATCGTGGTGCGCTACGCCGCCGCTTGGCTTTTTGCCGGGGTGGCATGGGGTGTCGCGATGGCATCTGACGCACTTTTAGGCCTTGTTGGCGTGCATGTGATCGAGACATTGATCGAGATTGAGGTGGTGCCCTACATCTTTACCGGGCTGGTTCTGGGGCTTGGTCTGGCCATCGTTCATGAACTCAGTGATTACATCTCGCCGTTTTTGTTGATCCAGCTTTTCCGGGTGCTTGTGCCCGTGGTTCTAGTCGTTGTGGTGGTCTTTATTGTGGCCCTTCCGCTGCGCGGGCTCGGTGATCTCTTTGGGCAATTCTCAGTGGCGACGATGATGGCGGGGGTCGCGATTGCGTCCATCACGCTGATCACCACGGCGATTGGCCGCGATGACGAGATGTCGGCGCAGGGCGCGGGCATGCTCTTTGCCACACAGGCGCTGAGCATTCTGATCACGGTGCCTGCTGCCCTCGCGCTTTATGCCGTGTGGCTGCGGGTGGACCAATATGGGCTGACACCACAGCGGGTGGCCGCGATGCTGGGCGCGTTTGTGGTGCTGAGCTATGCGCTGGCCTTTGCGGTGTCGGTTGCGATGCGCGGTGATTGGCGCGGGCGGATACGGGCGGTGAACCGTTACAAGGCGATGGCGGTTGTCACCCTCGCAGCCCTGTGGATGACGCCCGTGATCAACGCCGAGCGCATGTCCACCGCCAGTCAGGTCGCGCGCGCCGAAGCCGGTTTGCCGCCCGAGGAACTGGCCCTGTGGGAGATGGCCCATGACTGGGGCAAACCGGGGCGGCGGGGACTGGACCGGGTGGCGGGCTTTGCTGAAGCGTCTGGAAACACAGAGCTTGCGGCACGGATCGACAGCGCCCGAACCGCTGCCAACAGTTGGGAATTCAGCCAAACGGTGCAGGCCGAGGACGTGCCTATGCTGGACGGAACCGTGCCGTTGCGACCTGCGGGCGCGGTCCTGCCGGAGGGGGCATTCGGTAGGCTCAGCGCATTTGAGCAGCGCAGCATTGATGCGGCCTGCAAGCGAAGCCTGCTGGGGGGCTTTCCGGGCTGCGTTCTGGTGATCGCGGGATTTGAGCCGCTGACCCCGGTGCAGGGGGTGATCGGCCTTTACTATCAGGGTGGCGACATTGTGCAGGTAACGGCCTACGAGCTGCATGAGGGCGCACTTATGCGCATTGGGCGCGTGATAACGGCAGACGGGCTTTCGCCGCGCTTGGGGCGGGCCGAGATGATGCAGATTCTTGAGGGCGACTTTCAGATCATCCCTGTTCCGCGCAATGTGTTGGACCTAGGAGAGATGCAGATTTTTCCGCGCAATTGA
- a CDS encoding ABC transporter substrate-binding protein, with product MRLAALAAALLIAGPAAAQDKMTVLLDWFINPNHGPLIIAQERGLFADAGLEVEIIAPADPSAPPKMVAAGQADLAISYQPQLHLQVAEGLPLIRVGTLIASPLNCLLVLEDGPVKSIADLKGGKIGFSVAGVEEALLVSILAQEGMTLDDIELVNVNWSLSPALMSGQVDAVLGAYRNFELNQMDIEGVAGKCFFVEEQGVPPYDELIYVANSETLNPEMLKRFLRATELATQYIVNHPEESWDIFRATSAELDDELNKRAWRDTLPRFALRPAGLDAARYAGYEAFLSEAGLIEGIRPVSSLAIDLGAE from the coding sequence ATGCGCCTCGCCGCCCTCGCTGCCGCCCTTCTCATCGCCGGCCCTGCCGCCGCCCAAGACAAGATGACCGTCCTGCTGGACTGGTTCATCAACCCAAACCATGGGCCTCTGATCATCGCGCAGGAGCGTGGACTTTTTGCGGATGCGGGCCTTGAGGTCGAGATTATCGCCCCCGCCGACCCTTCCGCGCCGCCCAAGATGGTCGCGGCCGGGCAGGCCGACCTCGCCATCTCATATCAGCCGCAATTGCACCTTCAGGTGGCCGAGGGTCTGCCGCTCATTCGCGTGGGCACGCTGATCGCCAGCCCGCTCAACTGCCTTTTGGTGCTGGAGGATGGCCCGGTAAAATCCATCGCCGACCTGAAAGGCGGCAAAATCGGGTTTTCCGTGGCGGGGGTTGAGGAAGCGCTGCTTGTGTCCATCCTCGCGCAAGAGGGCATGACTTTGGATGATATCGAGTTGGTCAATGTCAACTGGTCGCTCAGCCCAGCGCTGATGTCTGGGCAGGTGGATGCGGTGCTGGGCGCCTACCGGAATTTCGAGTTGAACCAGATGGATATCGAAGGTGTCGCGGGAAAGTGCTTCTTCGTCGAGGAGCAAGGCGTGCCGCCCTATGACGAGCTGATCTATGTGGCCAATTCCGAGACGCTGAACCCCGAGATGCTCAAACGCTTTTTGCGCGCCACGGAGCTTGCCACGCAATACATCGTCAACCACCCCGAGGAAAGCTGGGACATTTTCCGCGCAACCTCGGCCGAGCTGGATGATGAGCTGAACAAGCGCGCGTGGCGCGACACCCTGCCCCGCTTCGCGCTGCGCCCTGCGGGTTTGGATGCCGCGCGCTATGCAGGCTATGAGGCGTTCTTGTCGGAGGCGGGTCTGATCGAGGGCATCCGCCCCGTGTCGTCTCTGGCGATTGATCTGGGTGCTGAGTGA
- a CDS encoding TenA family protein, translated as MVDYGKTFALWRAEHSGAWRAYTHHRFVEGLKDGTLPREAYLTYLVQDYIFLIHFSRAWALAVTKAETPEEMRLAARTVTSLLDEELGLHIQTCAAEGLSEADLFAAREHTHNIAYTRYVLDAGHSGDLLDLLAALAPCVLGYGEIGARLAREKSATTPYADWIETYAGDDTQTLCRDVGALIDGAVARRLGSDPQGSPRWAALSARFETATRLEAGFWAMNLPK; from the coding sequence ATGGTGGACTACGGCAAAACCTTCGCGCTTTGGCGCGCCGAGCACTCGGGCGCGTGGCGCGCCTATACCCATCACCGCTTTGTCGAAGGGCTGAAAGATGGCACCCTGCCGCGTGAGGCGTATCTGACATATCTGGTGCAGGACTATATCTTCCTCATCCACTTTTCGCGCGCATGGGCGCTGGCCGTGACCAAGGCCGAAACGCCTGAGGAAATGCGCCTCGCCGCGCGCACGGTGACCTCCCTTCTGGACGAGGAGCTTGGCCTCCATATCCAGACCTGCGCCGCCGAAGGGTTGAGCGAAGCTGATCTTTTTGCAGCCCGTGAGCATACGCACAACATCGCCTATACCCGTTATGTTCTGGATGCGGGCCATTCGGGCGATCTTCTGGACCTTTTGGCCGCCCTTGCGCCTTGCGTTCTGGGCTATGGCGAGATCGGTGCGCGGCTGGCGCGGGAGAAATCGGCCACCACGCCCTATGCAGACTGGATCGAGACCTATGCAGGTGACGACACGCAAACCCTCTGCCGTGATGTGGGCGCGTTGATTGATGGCGCAGTGGCCCGCCGCCTTGGGTCTGATCCGCAAGGTAGTCCCCGCTGGGCGGCCCTGTCGGCGCGGTTCGAGACCGCGACCCGGCTTGAGGCGGGCTTCTGGGCGATGAACCTGCCGAAATGA
- a CDS encoding ABC transporter ATP-binding protein, giving the protein MNAPGLNIRASARIGETQILPALDLQVAGGAWTCLLGASGVGKSTLLRLIAGVADGVTLDGSITATDATSLKGRIAMMAQSDLLMPWLTITQNVTLGARLRGTAPDAPRAEALLEQVGLAEHAGKRPEALSGGQRQRAALARTLMEDRPLVLLDEPFSALDARTRAQVQDLTADLLKGRTVLMVTHDPAEAARLADHITILTEECHNTWPAPSGTAPRPVDDPAMLNTTGALLARLRAA; this is encoded by the coding sequence ATGAACGCACCGGGGCTCAATATCCGGGCCAGCGCCCGTATCGGCGAGACGCAGATCTTGCCAGCGCTTGACCTGCAAGTGGCGGGCGGCGCGTGGACCTGCCTTCTGGGCGCGTCCGGCGTGGGCAAATCCACCCTTCTGCGCCTGATTGCGGGGGTGGCGGACGGCGTGACGCTGGATGGGAGCATCACAGCCACGGATGCAACCTCGCTCAAAGGCCGCATCGCGATGATGGCCCAAAGCGATCTTTTGATGCCGTGGCTGACCATCACGCAGAACGTCACACTCGGGGCGCGGCTGCGCGGCACGGCCCCCGATGCGCCCCGCGCAGAGGCGCTGCTGGAGCAAGTGGGTCTTGCAGAGCACGCGGGCAAGCGGCCCGAGGCCCTCTCGGGCGGGCAGCGCCAGCGCGCCGCCCTCGCCCGCACATTGATGGAGGACCGGCCTCTTGTCTTGCTGGATGAGCCCTTCTCGGCGCTTGATGCGCGCACCCGCGCGCAGGTGCAGGACCTGACGGCGGATCTCCTCAAGGGGCGCACCGTGCTGATGGTCACCCATGATCCGGCCGAGGCGGCAAGGCTGGCCGATCACATCACCATCCTGACCGAAGAGTGCCATAACACCTGGCCCGCGCCATCAGGTACAGCCCCACGCCCCGTGGATGATCCCGCGATGCTAAACACCACAGGCGCGCTTCTTGCGCGGCTGCGCGCCGCATGA
- a CDS encoding ABC transporter permease gives MKTAITALASTALALALWQVLIWITGVPNFILPSPLRVLQTMAESRALLATHFVTTASEILIGLALGALLGGLTAIGLAASPIARQLVRPMLVFSQAVPVFALAPILTLWFGYGMGSKILMALLIIYFPITSAFFDALMRTPQGWIDMARVMGASDARIMRMIRIPAALPGLASGLRLGAVYAPIGAIIGEWVGASKGLGYLMLLANGRAKTDLMFAALIVLAVFTVLLHAAVDRACRASLDRTREGGGV, from the coding sequence ATGAAGACCGCGATCACAGCACTGGCCTCAACCGCCCTCGCCCTCGCCCTCTGGCAGGTGCTGATCTGGATCACGGGTGTTCCAAATTTCATCCTGCCAAGCCCCTTGCGCGTGCTCCAAACGATGGCCGAGAGCCGCGCTCTTCTGGCCACGCATTTTGTGACCACGGCTTCCGAAATTCTCATCGGCCTCGCGCTCGGCGCGCTTCTGGGGGGTCTCACCGCCATCGGGCTAGCCGCTTCGCCCATCGCGCGGCAACTGGTGCGGCCCATGCTGGTCTTCAGCCAAGCGGTGCCGGTCTTTGCCCTCGCGCCGATCCTGACACTCTGGTTCGGCTATGGCATGGGGTCCAAGATCCTGATGGCACTTTTGATCATCTACTTCCCCATCACCTCGGCGTTTTTTGACGCGCTGATGCGCACGCCGCAGGGCTGGATCGACATGGCGCGGGTCATGGGCGCGTCAGATGCGCGGATCATGCGGATGATCCGCATTCCAGCCGCCCTGCCCGGCCTTGCCTCAGGGCTGAGGCTTGGGGCTGTTTATGCGCCGATCGGCGCCATAATCGGCGAGTGGGTGGGCGCATCAAAAGGGCTGGGCTACCTTATGCTGCTGGCGAACGGGCGGGCCAAGACGGATCTGATGTTTGCCGCGCTGATCGTGCTGGCAGTGTTTACCGTGCTCCTGCATGCTGCCGTGGATCGGGCCTGCCGCGCCAGTTTGGACCGCACGCGGGAGGGCGGAGGTGTTTGA